In Spea bombifrons isolate aSpeBom1 chromosome 5, aSpeBom1.2.pri, whole genome shotgun sequence, the sequence GCTAAGACTTTAACAGTCTCTTATTATTCAAAAAATTCTAATATAATTAAAGCAATTTTAAGGCTGCTGGACAGCTAACTTTCTTTAATACTACGATGGTCTACTTCTATGAAACATGGGATCAGCTTTTGCAGCAGTCATAAAGCATTATTCCCAACTCCCATTGGGGGGTGCATGACCGCAATCTGTCGGGGGGCATGACAGCAATCTGTAGGTATACAGAACAGAAACAGGttatttagaaaacattttacattacagGCTACGTCTAAGTAATGCATTCCTCCCTCTTATTCTTCTCGATCAACAGAaaagctgaacttgatggacttttgtatttaaaattcaATTACTTTGTTACGATTCCATAAAAACATAGTTTATATTTTCAGCACTTGGATAACTGATGTGAAGATAATAGAATtactactaattattattagaaCTTTATATGCAACACGTGATATTTCTTTAGTTTTAGTCAATATTGGGGAACTATTGAAGTTTGTAACCGATCATTACTgagtaaaattatttatttttatccattgcagcaacaaatatatatatatatatatatatatatatatatatcttgcacCAAGGGCAGCTGTTTTTCTACCAGTTAAGAGGTATTCGTCCTCCTATATGCATCATCACTCAAtcactttttttctataaatgttcCTTAATAAAGAACATTAATGGAAATCCCTAGTTTTCCTCTTTGTTGCTAATTGCTCAATCATTATTGGCAATTTGTATCAATTACTTGGTTGAAAGTTCTGAGATTGGTGAGGAGGAGGCATACATTATGTAAGTGCGATAGCattctattatttttagtttttaagtattttttagttttttttttaatgtccttTTAGTATATAGaccatatttctttattaacagGTAGAATTCTGGGGCATTGTtggtttgtattttataaaccaAATTACCAACCGATATAGTTTTAGTTAGCGCCGTACTAAATCCATGTGTTTCACAGACTCATTCCTGGTGTTATCTTTAAGCACCGTCCACCGCAGGGCCGGAATGGGGATAATAAGGCACCTAATGGCGTAGATGAGGGtgatggctggatatgacaggtcgcacattatgtttttatagacTTGTAGCGCATGGCCATGCATATCCAGCCACACACTACAGCACCAGGTCTGACGTGGGTGCGTATGGAGCGGTGGGCAGCAGCCCGTCTGGGAATTACCCGTCTTGCCGGTTGGCCTCTCCAGGCTGGTGTCACTTTAACAAAAATGGTATTTCAAAGTAGGTCTCAAAAAGGTTTACTAAAGGCTGAGAATCAATGTAACTCAAAAACAGCTGGTGATCCTCTTGACtgctcttttgtattttttggccaaacTCTTGCATATCACAAGTCCCGGGAGTTCAGACTCAGGGGACCATCTCTGCAACTTGGTCTGAACGaaactaacataaaaaaaaaacatttttttaaatgaaattatcaATAGATTGGCTTTGTGATACACAATTCTCATACGACGCGCAGGTGCACATACTTGTAAAAGCTGCTTTGTTTGAAAACTATGACAACCATGAGCAAGATTTTATTATTCCGTGGCTGGCATTCACGGTTCCCAAATGTTATTCTCCATTTTATAAAGGTTATGCTGCGTATTTTAGCAACTCACAAACAATATTCCCTTAACAACGTCTGAGTGTAGGAGGACTTGTATGGCTAAATATCCTCATTACTGAGATTTACTGGGAACATATTTAGAGTTTTGTAAATCTCGGCTGTGCTCTCCACGCAGTTCAACGTATTAAGCAGAATTGGAGCCTCTTCTTCATCTAAATTTAGGgttaattgcatttatttaagtCAGAGGGTGACATGTTTGTCATATGCGCTAGACAAATACATCTGGGATGTAGGAAAATAGGCATATGCATATGGGGGTCCCGATGAATCCCATTTGTAAGGGGGAGAAAATGGTATTTTAAAGGGGACACTCCGCTAGTATACGCATTAAAGTGTTTATGACAGCTGGACTGTCGCTTTAAGAGAACAACAAAGCAAGAACTGCAAAGCCAACAGTGCGTCCACAAaaatgatgcccacgggggggccagcatgggctatagtgggccttgactgttgtgcggaggaggggtaggctttttggcgggaatttcgggggtggagttgggggaagattatataagtgaatgctttcccgggctcaggaaccattttttgtggttagcttacctggttgcgtgtcccaccttctctccctttttcttttgtttgtaggtttgtgttgtttgtcacagtctgtggggcggcagcttgccaggtatccagggggttaatgtggtggtaagtgaatggttggtaacatctggtgggaggttcttggctgtcagtgctggaacctcaggtcagggtgggggcatctcggtatgtcccttccttaagtggcatttggttatggtacctggattacttggcaagcttgggtgtttattgtatatatttacatgttggtgttttgagtcattgtccttgtttaCGCAccgatgtttattgtttcaggttttggcgtgacaatgactctaataaataaaattggctgtggccttttctcatccatatttatggtgtggtgtcattattggggggTTTTTAATGGagagttaagcctagcccggagaatcgaagctacaacagtcaagtgaattcacacatatataaattgttTCAGAAATGTTATTTGAGAGAGTGGTGAGGGCAGGTACCGACGTGTAAATCCATAGCCCATCTCATATACTTTTGGATTTTGTTAATGCAATGTATGCCAGTTTTGTGTTTGGGGGCTTCATTGTCTAAATTTGCCATAGGAAAATTAATTAATAGGTCTGCTCTGGCACGAGTGCAAATGCCGTTTATGTTGAGTGAGATGGATTAATTTGgaaagaagattaaaaaaaaaatcaaacaatctGTAAGCTGGTCAGAGGCAGCTAGGGTCACCTTGATGCCTCcgaaatgaaaaacaaagcatCGCGGCGATATCAATATTCTTCATTGTATGATAATAAACTGCCTTGAATCTTATTTATCAAGTGCTTCACATTTCGCAGCTGGTTAATTTTTACCTGTTAGATGGAGGTACAGTTTCTTTGGAGATACATACCGTAGGACAACAATAACTCTAGCAGGGGTTGGACTATAAGTTCCACGGGGTAATTCCTGATGGTCATGCCTagaaactttctaaatgagccgaGTCTCTCTGAATTACATATCAACTCTTTAATAGGCAATTACAAATATTCCATCGAATGATCAGCCAATGGTGGCATCCAAATGGTTACAATAATGGTCATTGTATTCCATCCTCCATTGACTTGAATGGACCACGCAGAATTGTATGTTGCCCTCAGAATTGGGGCTTATTTAAATCAATGAAAGATGTAATGCATCCTCCAACCACTGGGGGTTGTTGTTGCAAggaagtatatatacacactcctGCGCGGCTATTTTATCATCCACTGCCATCGGGCAAGGagaatattatgtttatttattcttttcaaATTCAGTTTTTTCCTGCATCTTAATTTTTTACGTTATTTTTTGGTTGGCCACCCTCCCTGGCCTGAAGACGGGGTtgtgatgtttttttgctgggaaATATTCTAATGATCTATTTAGGGAATAGGCAAAAAGTTTGCTAATCAAACCAATATCCTGACATATTAAAATCCAGCATTCTACACTGTAATATGGGTTGGCATCAACAACTTCCTTAATTTGAAGGCCTGagggctgccattgttgtcagtcatgtgatattttaggtgactttccctgctcagacaccacactgggatgattctttatggcaatgataatgaagtctgttcctacACAGAGCGTCATTAGTCAGTGTCTAGCTGGGTgactaagactgagccattctattgtttattacaggcagtatgataaggagtgaacaaatggttaatatgcagctgcctgaaaacatattatgcaaaaactggaATTGCTTTCAAAAGAAAACAGcctaatatttttgaaaagttaATTTTAATTCGATATTCAAAAATTTGAGTTCTCCTTTAACTAAGAATATTAATGAATATGCACAAACAGATCTTAATTTAAGCTTTCCTTatcaacattttaatattagcaGCAATCTCCTGTGCCTTTAATATCTGAACACAAGATTACAGGAATTTCAAGGGATTAACTGTGCCTTTGAATATTCAAAAATCAACACAAGGTaggaataaatgaaaaaaaaaaagatggtttCATTTGGCGCTAAacttttttcatctatgttggagggatgtaattgtgtgtaaaaCACTATTTTGGATCAGATAAATTCTTCTCTTCATTTAACCCATTactgtttttccccccaaacacctgtctttaataaaagtcCATATCCtcctgtccctctttcctcccacgGATGTCCCTCTTCTCTAGGAGCCAAGAATGTGTGctgggtattattattatttattggtttttatCGCATCATCATATTTCTCAGCACTATACAATGGGTATTAGTGGATCACAATGTTCTACAGTCCAAAAACTCATAGCATACCACGGAACACTCCACTACCCACCCATTTGACCCTACCCCAAAGTTAAAGAATTTGCGACTATCCCTGCCCACAACATCACCGGATCCAGCCCCCTACTTCATCACCCCCCCTCCAAGGTGTACaaataaggtttgaggttttATAGCAGGCAAAACATAGACTTAACAGCTCTGATATACTTACAAATTCCAGTTGTTGCTCCAATCTCGGGGTCTCAGGGTTAAGGGTCAAATTTCAGCGTCACACAGTCATACTATTCATTGATATGATGATATCTAAGGCTCCAGTGCCTTTGCTCCCAggatgttatggttgatatccctgcttgaatgcaggtaacTCAATTAAGTGCATCCTTAAATAACGGCGAGtcaaaggtttccatgaggaccggtaCTAGAGCTATTTGGTTGACACATTTGTTGAGTCACTACATGGAATCTTCACTTTGAGCTATTAAGGGGTCAATCTTTCTCATGGTCTCAGGGTCAGTTCATTTAGAACATTTTCAGCTAGGTCCAcatccttttaaccccttacatgtacgggctcaaaatgcatcgttttcaatgggtttagggaccgcccattgtccttaaggggttaaaacaaaaatgcccctttttaaatatttaaaatgtcttaGTAACCTATCTATGTATTTACCGTTTTTGGCGAGTCTAAGCAAATAGAACATCCAGCTCTATTGACACCTACGTTAGGGTCAAGAAAGTTGCAGTTAACCAAAAGTACACTTTTCCAACGATGATATTGATACACGTGAACTGGAAGACTTGTACAGCCAGAGGAGCAGAGTTAAATTTATATCAAAATTCTGGAGTAGTATTATCTGCATCCATCTTTTGCAGACATTCTTAATTAAAAACTGCATGTAAATCAAACTCCAAATCACATCTGAATATTATCTACTGATTAAATAACATCACATGGCCTCTTTTTAACTCAACAACATTCATTACCATAAAGCGAGCCCAGATTTAAACTGACATACCAGTAAATACTCAGCGTAGTAATAATTTCTTATGACTGATTTTTATGAACTTTAAATGTGGCAGTGAAAGGCCATTTAGGAGATGAAAGTATACTTGCATGAAATAAATGGTGACGTGAAACAGTTGTGAATAGCTGCCCCGCGTAAATAGATTGCATAGAGTCGGGATAGCCTCGAAAGCCCTATCCTGGTCGGTTGCCTGAAATCCCACAAAAGTTTAACTACTCGACATGTGCACCACCGGTTTTGGAGAGAAACAGACAATCAGCATGGATATTGTCGGCTGAACGGCTATGTTACAAGGGTGGAATGGACACAagaagatatgatgtcatgtaatATGGCGGAGGTTATAAAATGACACAACTGTTCTCGAATGTGATGTCACTGCCAAGTTATTTCCCAGTGGAGCTTGGAATTTGCaacttacatagttacatagttagatgGAACAtaaggctgaaaaaaaacataagtccttcaagttcaacccttctacctaaccttcctactcttgatccaaaagaaggcaaaacaaaCCCCCTAATTACGCTACTTCCAATTCTGCCATTGGGGGGGGGAATTCCTTCtggactccaaaaggcaatcagacttttccttggatcaagaagctctaaaatattaatgttattctatttataaccCTGTACTCAACTCGGGAAATCTAAGAGAACAGCTAAAGCCCAtccagaaacaaaatataccaTACATACCGAGGTGCCGTAGTCGTGATTATCCAAAGTAGAGAAATTTAACAGCAAAGAGATGGTGGAAACTctagaaaaatgaaaacaatccaTGGACCAGAAGTGTTGGGCAACAATTGGAAACCTTCTTTAAAGTCTTTAAAGTCCATCACAACTTTCAGGATAAGTTAAGTccttcattaaaatgtatctatatGGCATGTACAGGTTGCTTACTGGCAACACAGATCCATTAACCCATTAAGGCcaacgggcggtccctaaacccattgaatacaatgcattttgagcccgtacatgtatgggctttgtcattaaggggttaagcagggCCATAGCTTCCATGGGGCAATAGAAACAGCTGCAAGCAAGATAAGGGGTGTGCTTGAGCCACCAAGCGACAACGTCCCTGAAACGGAATGTGACATCAGTGCCGATCCTGCCCCGGGCACAAAGAGCCCTAGTTATAGTCGCTTCAAACAGAATAATCCTCATTGTGTCATTAAAAGCACCGGGAACTCGTGCATAGTTCTCATTTTCTAATAAATTGCTAAAAGTATTGCTACCTGCTACATTCCTTATTGTTGCCATTtcttattctattattttttttatagagctcATAACCATTCAATGTAAATGTGGCAATAAAAATTACAAGACGGACCGATATTTGTAACATCCACTTTGGAATCTAATATTTTGTTGGATCAGTTGCCTTTGCTCATATATTATCCCGTTCGGCGCTACGTGTAGGATGTTCACCGTAAAATGCATTTGCTTCGCTGTTCTTTAAATTAATAGTCACTCTTCCAAGACAATACTTAGTAGATTTATTTGGGAAATTGAACTTCAAAACATATTGCAAGTTAACGATTTCACACCAGGCTGGATAGCGAAGGTTCACCCAATCCAAAACAAATACCAGGGGCCGATTTATCAATGTCCAAGCAAATACTGTGCATTGCTTACAATGCAATTCTTTATGGTTTGAAAAATATAACACCAACTCTTGCCTTAAAGTGAATGGTCCAAATGGATTCAACCCCCCCTACGTACAGGAAATGTTCTAAAAGGAGTTCAATCCCAAAAAACGTTGAATTCTGGATCTCTTGTGTTGATAAATACggaatgtaagaaaaaaagatctttcatattttataaaagcagATTGTTAGGTTCTGAAGCAGGTGGCATTGACACAGAACAGTAAGGACCATTTTTCACCATAATGTACTCTCCGACATTTTGCAAACTAATCATAAAGCTGGAAGTGGAACAATACTTTGTTTAGATTAGTTTTTTCTTGTGTAAGATAAATGAGAAACAAATGTGGAGTTCTTACTTTTGGCAATAACCCTGTTCATTTATTTAGTGAATACCCATCTAGAGCCCTTATATTTGTATAGAAAATTTAGGATTTGCAACTAGTTTGCTGTCAATAATGTggcggattttttttttcttctgaacaacaatgtattatatttaccaGGAATTCACACTTTTGTGCTTGGGTTCACATTTTAATAAGAACCATCTTTTCTCCAAACAGATCATGCCTTGTTGGGAACTATGTAGGAAATATCCCTCGTCTCTTCTTTCTATTGAGAATGGAGTAAAGTTAGGATATTCCAGTATAAAATATTCCATATGGATATGCGCAGGTGAATGCTATGGAGCTTTGATTTGCCCAGTTTGCTGGGATGGCCAGTCCAGACCTGATGGCTACCTACAAGCATCTCCAGAGGTCTTCCATGAAATCCATAGACTTTGATTCTAAGGTTGATAATAGAAAAGTGACCTACCGTGCTACCATTTGCTAACATTTTAGGACGCAGGAATTCCACACAAGATGTTTCTAGCTGGAAACATTGGGCAAATACTGGAGGACCTGTGGTCAACAGCAAGTCCCAACTACCTGGTGTACTATTTGGCTGAAAGATTGTGGTTTATTGGACGAGGCAACTCATATAGTATGTCTACACGTGATGGACATGGACTTGTCTACTACAGAAGATTCCAAGTGAGACTAATGATAACTAGCCTGGGTGCACCTCAAAGGCAATTATAAGGGCACTGCATCAACCtaacaaactaaaatatttattttagttggGAGAGTACTATAGTTCCTAAAAAAATCATTGGGACTTGATTTAAAAAGGACATGTAATTTGATGATGGTCGTCATGATAGTTTTAATAAGGATATCTTCATGACAtatgctgattttatttttctaagttttctaattttgtttacatttatttatgagcGAAATTcccaatacatttttgttatccttttaaattaattatgaaGTCTTCAGTTGCTGAACatctaaaagaaaaagactCCATACGCCGTATAAGATAAGAATTtacaatgttctaattattcATATCATGAGGTTTCTTTGTGAAGCACGCTACGATAACACTGCATACGATTTAACTGTCTGAACTTATGATGGCGCCGTTAATACTGAAAGTTGGGTATTTGCAAACACATGCAGTCTTAATAATTTTAGGTCTATACCCGATATAGTTGAGTAGACTGAGGTCATATGGTGAGTTTGTGAAAGCATGAAGCTTTAAACTTTGCAACTTTCAGGTGAGGGCTTGTAAGGTAAATAAaaacttgcatgtcctcacctgTAACTAGCAAAGGAAACACATTCACCccacaaatattaaaaacaaactaaaaaaaagctttttagaaaaaaagacgCGTCCCCAGGATCCCCTATTAGCGGACTTTTGCCCTTTCTTCCCCCACGGTTGGTATGATATTGGTATAATATTATATGCATGCTATGCTGTTCAACAAACAACCCTCTGTTCACTGTCCAACAGAATGCACCACAGTGTGCTAACGTTATGTTTCTTATACAATGGGATGTGCTTATCTTTTAACTCCTTTAAGTCACATGCTTTATGAAAGGCCAATCACAGTAAGCTTCTTATTCTGCTAAAAAGGTAGAGCTGGGCCTGATTAATGCATAATTAGGTCAGTGAGATTTTCTGAATGAACATCTCAGCCATCAACTATGCATTGCTATGAATGGTCAGGCAGGTGCAAACGAGATGCTCGGCCAGGATCACAAGGCGCACAAGTGGGAGTAGATCTGTGTCCACAATGCCCCTCCATAGGTAGCGTCTCCATGAACCGCACTGTTGCCTATGCCAGGTGTCTGGTTTTCTTCTCATGGCTAGCTCTGCCATGTTTAGAAAGAAGTCGAGTGGGTTCGGTCATTTATAATACACAGTAAAAACCGGTAGGCTAAAACACAACATTTAGCGAATAAAACCCATTAGACTGCAGTAAAGTATTGTTAACCATTAGATTTTCAGATGTGGTTGACCCTGTTATTCCTATACGGCTTGTACTCGAATACTAAGATTGGGAGAACTGCTAAATGAAAGGGATGTATTAGTGCTAAACATAAATGCACACTTGGTCCTAAATCATTATCATTTAACCAAACAAAGGAGCTGTCTACCGCTATGTAATGAGTGAAATATGATCCTTACATTCCCACATATCTGCATTCCTTGAGGACTAAATTTGGCACCattaacacagaaacatattaCATTTAACGGCACATAAGGCCTAGTCGGCCCATCTATtctacccatttttcctgctgtaaagactcaaaccttaatgagTCCTTGGTCTTCTCTCAGATtaaggagccatatgtctatcccatgcatgttaacattccctcactgtattagcccctGCCACTTCTTAtaggaggctcttccacttatctaccaccctttgtaTTCAAAGACACCATTGCATTCAGCTACAAATATAGGATGGTCTAATTAACTTAAATAATACAGTAATCATCAAGCCTTGCGACTTGCAGTAAGAGTTACCTGTGGTAATCGGTTACATTTACTCCTGTTGGGTATGCGACTGTTCAGTTGAATGTTAAAGAGATCCTGCAGGGCTGCTTGTGCCGCCTGGGCCTTTGCCAGTTTCTTGCTACGTCCCGTGCCTTCGAATGTCCTCCCGTCGACTCTCATTGCCATTACAAAACGTTtgatgtgttgcttttccacggtCTCCGAAAGGCAGACGTACCTCAGACCAGGTCGCAACTGATTGAGCATCACCACTGGGTTCTCTTCGCTCTCAGCTGGAGGTGCCATCTTGTGCTTGTTTTGTTTCGTACGGCCCATTAAATCCAACGTGTGACAGAATAACCTCCCGTGTCGGTATGCACCAGAAAGCAATTCATTATTAACTGGGCTATAGCCTGAGAAGTGTTCGCTGTGCGTAGACGGTTCAAACTCCTTGAACAGAGTATCTGGGAAGTCTGCCTGGTCAGACGTGAAGTCGGTCGACGGGTTGACGCAGTTTCCCATTGCAAAGTGAGCTTGACAAGCATTCGGGAACTGGACAAATGACTTTAGCGCTAGCTCTGCTGCCCtcatttttgctttctttttggtTGGTCCAGTGCCTTCAAACGTGAGACCATTTACTTCCACGGCAACGGAGAAGACAGGCGCGTGCACAGGGCCGGTCTGTGAAACTATTCTGTATTGTAAATCTGGCTTTAGCTCATGAAGTTGAACGAGGGCATTTTTTGGCGTGACTGACCATGAAAGCTTCTTTAGTATGATTTGTAGTTTACAAAAATGTCCACCGTTCCCTTCCTCCAAAGGTCTCTTCCGTTTAATGCCGGACGGTCCTACCTTTGGTCTGTCACTTGACGATAGGCCATGACCCTCTCTGTTTCCCACGTTTCGATTTTCCTTTACCTCGGCGCTGCTTGTACCTACATGTacataaaaacatgaaacatgTTAAAACCCAACGTGGCACCCATTGAGAAGGATTATCAGCTAGTCATTGACAGATGGCTGTAAGACGTTTGGGCTGCCCTTTGATCTTTGGCGGTGTTAACCCCACTCGCTCTACCTATCCCATCCCACTTCCATTTCATGTCTCCCCTGCCACCATATTTAGAAGAAAGATGAGACCATCGGTAGGGTGGAAATTCCCAGGGATAAATATCCTACTTTTTGGAATATTGAAGCAGATGCGTTTGACAATGAAGGCAGAAATACAATATGTAACGTGTTTAAGGTTCATTGAGTTATTCTAGCATTTTTTCGACTACTAGCTTTACTAATCTACAACTCTTTACTAATTATACatctcaataaaaatatactgggtttttttcttttctttttttctttgctaaaTTGATTTTCTTTGCTAAATAACTTCCCATATGCTGGATGGTTTCAAAGCAATTTCCATGACAGTAGAATATATTCTCATTATGCTAAAATTAAATTATCCCTCGCATATTTAGATTGCTTTATATACATTTGCCATTAATTGCAATTCCTTTTCTgcgctgtaacataattaagtTTAACACTTATTCATCTTATTTACAAAATATGCACTTGACAACTGAGTTTTAACGAACACGGAACAATTTCCTTAGCGCAACGAACAATACAAAAAGCGGATTAGTTTATATTGGACGGCCATTAATATCATCGGATGGAGGTTGGGGTAGGTGGGGGAAGCCAGCTAAAAGGTGGTGCTCGCCTAAAATTATATcacatattaatacatatggGGCGGCTCTTTGATGACCTGTTTATTACTGGACTGTGCAAAGAGGTCATCTATTAAGACTTAAAGCAACATAaaggattctttacagtaagagcaatAAAGATGTAGAATTCACTAACCACAGAGACTGTACCATGAAATTAaatagatgcctttaaatatgtGCTGGGGGATTCATTAGTTAAGAAGAATATGCGGCATATGGCTGGTTATAAGGACAGTATTAGTTGATCTAGTGAGATATCAGAGGccattttggagaatctcaaaTGGAAATCTCTTCAAtgggttgggttttttttttttgccttcttctgaaTCCACTGCCGGGTTTTatccaggcctggactggctatctggcacactaagcaaatgcccagtgggccactgGTCATCGGCACCCTATACTCACTTGATCTGCACTCcagcggcagatcgggtggTACGGTATGGTGCAGCATGTCGTCGAGAGACTGTCTATACCCAGCTATATGCTAAGTGAGCATTAAATCTTTGCGTGCAGCCACGCATCTCCAGGCGTCAGTCGCACCTACGTCATCAGGTCTTAAATGTGCCAGGGCCTCCTCGTGatcaccagtccggccctggttgaACCTGATGGACCCAtgttgtcttttttcaacccaaGTTACTGTTACAAAGGGCCAGGGATTCGGCACAACAAAGTAACAAGCAGGCACATATTTTATAAGACGATGTTATTtggaaaacacacattttggtCTTAATAGAAAACCCTCCTTAATTCcactttattttcaatatttattttttgtggtaAATTTAGGAACACTTTCAATGGTTGCCTTGA encodes:
- the LOC128497934 gene encoding double-stranded RNA-specific editase B2-like — protein: MASVLGTSRTTGCPSSQLKFKSRRRRRRSKRKAPASFSKQSTTWDFLMSTQPTVMSSQQIRTSSSDIRTSPQTVSPGKSLPGGVKYREKLSMLSTLIVPFKYINPGSGSVDDEDNLSTSSAEVKENRNVGNREGHGLSSSDRPKVGPSGIKRKRPLEEGNGGHFCKLQIILKKLSWSVTPKNALVQLHELKPDLQYRIVSQTGPVHAPVFSVAVEVNGLTFEGTGPTKKKAKMRAAELALKSFVQFPNACQAHFAMGNCVNPSTDFTSDQADFPDTLFKEFEPSTHSEHFSGYSPVNNELLSGAYRHGRLFCHTLDLMGRTKQNKHKMAPPAESEENPVVMLNQLRPGLRYVCLSETVEKQHIKRFVMAMRVDGRTFEGTGRSKKLAKAQAAQAALQDLFNIQLNSRIPNRSKCNRLPQVTLTASRKA